The proteins below are encoded in one region of Paralysiella testudinis:
- a CDS encoding winged helix-turn-helix transcriptional regulator — protein MHACDKIDLKILTLLQKNARITMTELAESVGLSTTPVTERVRRMERDGVISGYHARLNPQALGQHLLVFVEIKLRSKSGNIFEDFRREVMHIPQIMECHLVSGEYDYLIKVRLPNMNAYRDMLGSILLQLPAAAESRSYVVMEEVKEDFFLNLG, from the coding sequence ATGCACGCTTGCGACAAAATCGACCTTAAAATTTTGACTTTACTGCAAAAAAACGCCCGCATCACCATGACCGAGCTGGCCGAAAGCGTGGGTTTGTCCACCACTCCGGTAACCGAGCGCGTGCGGCGCATGGAGCGCGACGGCGTAATCAGCGGCTACCACGCCCGCCTCAACCCGCAGGCGCTGGGGCAGCATTTGTTGGTGTTTGTGGAAATCAAGCTGCGTTCCAAATCGGGCAATATTTTTGAAGACTTCCGCCGCGAAGTGATGCACATCCCGCAAATTATGGAATGCCACTTGGTTTCCGGCGAATACGACTACTTAATCAAAGTGCGCCTGCCCAATATGAATGCCTACCGCGATATGCTGGGCAGCATTTTGCTGCAACTGCCCGCCGCTGCGGAGAGCCGCAGCTATGTGGTGATGGAAGAAGTGAAAGAGGATTTTTTCTTGAATTTGGGGTAA
- a CDS encoding monovalent cation:proton antiporter-2 (CPA2) family protein, with protein MLWRNLILVIGAYMAAENASQLVGVVTLLAAAVVAVPLFKRIGLGSVLGYLAAGLAIGPFGLKLFNDPNAIIHVAELGVVMFLFIIGLEMKPSHLWALRRQIFGLGSMQVVLAAAALTVVGIAFGFPWQVAFVCAAGFVLTSTAIVMQVLGERNELNSPGGQQIVSILLFEDLLIVPLLAIVAFLAPTTAESVVVTKPLWQSLGIALLAVAALVAAGRWLLNPLFQVLAKSKAREVMTAAALLVVLGAALLMEAGGLSMAMGAFIAGVLLSESAFRHQLEADIEPFRGLLLGLFFLGVGMSLDLNVVARNWGLIVAGVLALMAAKAVVIFVVARLAKSSRQQAAQRAVMMAQGGEFAFVLFAAAASQGVINATVHANMTAIVVLSMVLTPMMLIVYGQWIEPRLADVSGSLPDEEIHEQQAVMIIGMGRFGQIVSDLLRMCGHALTIIDRDPATVAGMNQYGVKTYFGDAARPELLLTAGLEKARLLVVAIDQPEEALHIIEFARKVNPGIKIIARAYDRIHTFKVHHAGADDAIRETFDAAVRTGKRSLEALGMPKTKAEEIGDLFFCLDRNSVAAMAKVYQPGMARFDNKEMMRVAHLEDTKAETAIQAALRGEVVAWPEK; from the coding sequence ATGTTATGGCGTAACTTAATTCTGGTGATTGGAGCATATATGGCGGCGGAAAATGCAAGCCAACTGGTGGGCGTTGTGACTTTGCTGGCGGCGGCGGTGGTGGCGGTGCCTTTATTCAAGCGCATCGGCTTGGGATCGGTGCTTGGCTATTTGGCGGCGGGGCTGGCAATCGGCCCGTTTGGGCTGAAGCTGTTTAACGACCCCAATGCCATCATCCATGTGGCCGAATTGGGGGTGGTGATGTTTTTGTTTATCATCGGCCTGGAAATGAAGCCGTCGCATTTGTGGGCGTTGCGCCGCCAGATTTTCGGCTTGGGCAGCATGCAGGTGGTGTTGGCGGCCGCTGCGCTCACGGTGGTGGGCATTGCGTTTGGTTTTCCGTGGCAAGTGGCGTTTGTGTGCGCCGCCGGCTTTGTGCTGACCTCCACGGCGATTGTGATGCAGGTTTTGGGCGAGCGCAACGAATTGAATAGCCCGGGCGGGCAGCAAATAGTGTCGATTTTGCTGTTTGAAGACTTGCTGATTGTGCCCTTGTTGGCGATTGTGGCCTTTTTGGCACCCACCACGGCTGAGTCGGTGGTGGTCACCAAGCCTTTGTGGCAAAGCCTGGGCATCGCTTTGCTGGCAGTGGCGGCGTTGGTGGCGGCCGGGCGCTGGTTGCTCAACCCCTTGTTTCAGGTGCTGGCCAAATCCAAGGCGCGCGAAGTGATGACGGCGGCGGCTTTGCTGGTGGTGTTGGGCGCGGCCTTATTGATGGAAGCGGGTGGTTTGTCGATGGCGATGGGCGCGTTTATTGCCGGGGTGTTGTTGTCGGAATCGGCTTTTCGCCACCAGCTGGAAGCCGATATCGAGCCTTTTCGCGGCCTGTTGCTGGGGCTGTTTTTCTTAGGCGTGGGCATGTCGCTGGATTTGAATGTGGTTGCCCGCAACTGGGGCTTGATTGTGGCCGGGGTGTTGGCGCTGATGGCGGCCAAGGCGGTGGTGATTTTTGTGGTGGCGCGCTTGGCCAAAAGCAGCCGCCAGCAAGCAGCGCAGCGGGCGGTGATGATGGCGCAGGGCGGTGAATTTGCTTTTGTGCTGTTTGCCGCGGCGGCCAGCCAAGGGGTCATTAATGCCACGGTGCATGCCAATATGACGGCGATAGTGGTGTTGTCGATGGTGCTCACGCCGATGATGCTGATTGTGTATGGCCAATGGATTGAGCCGCGCTTGGCCGATGTTTCAGGCAGCCTGCCGGATGAAGAAATTCACGAACAGCAAGCGGTGATGATTATCGGCATGGGGCGCTTCGGGCAGATTGTGTCGGATCTATTGCGCATGTGCGGCCATGCGCTCACCATCATCGACCGCGATCCGGCCACGGTGGCGGGCATGAATCAATATGGGGTGAAAACCTATTTCGGCGATGCCGCGCGCCCGGAGTTGCTGCTTACCGCCGGGCTGGAAAAAGCGCGTTTGTTGGTGGTGGCGATTGATCAGCCCGAAGAGGCTTTGCACATTATTGAGTTTGCCCGCAAAGTAAACCCCGGCATCAAAATCATCGCCCGTGCCTACGACCGCATTCATACCTTTAAAGTGCACCATGCCGGCGCCGACGATGCCATCCGCGAAACCTTCGATGCCGCCGTGCGTACCGGCAAGCGTTCGCTCGAAGCATTGGGGATGCCCAAAACCAAGGCCGAAGAAATTGGCGATCTGTTTTTCTGCCTCGACCGCAACAGCGTGGCCGCCATGGCCAAAGTGTACCAGCCGGGCATGGCGCGATTTGACAACAAAGAAATGATGCGTGTGGCCCATCTGGAAGACACCAAGGCCGAAACCGCCATTCAGGCAGCTTTGCGCGGCGAGGTGGTGGCGTGGCCGGAAAAATAA
- the pyrI gene encoding aspartate carbamoyltransferase regulatory subunit, which yields MPNQKMSVEAIKDGTVIDHIPAGQGLAILRQFKLLHYGSAVTVGFNLPSKSAGSKDIIKIANVHLDDAAANRLALFAPNATVNVIADFAVVAKKALTLPDTISEVFRCPNPQCASHGEPVASRFYVREKHGSTRLKCHYCEKTYARETVAEA from the coding sequence ATGCCCAATCAAAAAATGAGCGTCGAAGCGATTAAAGACGGCACCGTTATCGACCACATTCCCGCCGGCCAAGGCTTGGCCATTTTGCGCCAATTTAAACTGTTGCACTACGGCAGCGCCGTTACCGTGGGCTTTAACCTGCCCAGCAAAAGCGCAGGCAGCAAAGACATCATCAAAATTGCCAATGTGCATCTAGACGATGCCGCCGCCAACCGCTTGGCCTTATTTGCGCCTAATGCCACGGTTAACGTGATTGCCGACTTTGCCGTGGTGGCCAAAAAAGCGCTCACCCTGCCTGACACCATCAGCGAAGTATTCCGCTGCCCCAACCCCCAATGCGCCAGCCACGGCGAGCCGGTGGCCAGCCGCTTTTACGTGCGCGAAAAACACGGCAGCACCCGGCTGAAATGCCATTACTGCGAAAAAACCTACGCCCGCGAAACCGTGGCCGAAGCCTGA
- a CDS encoding thioesterase family protein: protein MGLAILKLWLWLASFSKPRITDLAAPLQHRFFVWPLDLDENLHMNNSRYLNYMELARWDLNIRSGFLKYALKHKIMAPVLNTAIVYRRSLGPLQTFCVDTQLVHRQGNSLFIEHSISRQGRLYAIAIMEVRVVQQGNTLALDDILAATGLQFAPTEAADETLLADNSALMKQLLQRGENRFQAA from the coding sequence ATGGGCTTAGCGATTTTAAAACTGTGGCTGTGGCTCGCGAGCTTTAGCAAACCGCGCATCACCGATTTGGCCGCGCCCTTGCAGCACCGCTTTTTTGTGTGGCCGCTGGATTTGGATGAAAATCTGCACATGAACAACAGCCGCTACCTGAATTATATGGAGCTGGCGCGTTGGGATTTGAACATCCGCTCCGGCTTTTTGAAATACGCCCTCAAGCACAAAATCATGGCGCCGGTACTCAACACTGCCATTGTTTACCGCCGCTCGCTCGGCCCCTTGCAAACCTTTTGCGTCGATACCCAATTGGTGCACCGGCAAGGCAACAGCCTGTTTATCGAGCACAGCATCAGCCGTCAAGGCCGGCTCTACGCGATTGCGATTATGGAGGTGCGGGTGGTGCAGCAGGGCAATACCTTAGCACTGGACGATATTTTGGCCGCCACCGGCCTGCAATTCGCCCCCACAGAAGCGGCCGACGAAACCTTATTGGCCGACAATAGCGCGCTGATGAAACAGCTGTTGCAGCGCGGCGAAAACCGCTTTCAGGCAGCCTAA
- the pyrB gene encoding aspartate carbamoyltransferase produces the protein MANLLYQQHLISINDLSTAQLELLLHTALKLKHTPQPDLLAGKLIGSCFFEPSTRTRLSFETAVQRLGGKVIGFADGANTSAKKGETLADTARIISSYTDAIVMRHPKDGAARVLSEFSAVPVINAGDGTNQHPSQTLLDLLTIFETQGRLDKLKVALVGDLKYGRTVHSLAQALSRWGCEFAFVSPPSLAMPDYIGEQLDDGGIRHQKCDTLEEALAWADIVYMTRVQRERFDEQEFAKIQGRFNLHADMLAGARSNMRILHPLPRVDEIHPDVDATAHAHYFEQATNGVFARQAILSLILNEEV, from the coding sequence ATGGCCAACTTGCTCTACCAACAACACCTGATTTCCATCAACGACCTCAGCACTGCCCAGCTCGAGCTGCTGCTGCACACCGCGCTGAAGCTCAAGCACACGCCGCAGCCGGATTTGCTGGCGGGCAAGCTGATTGGCTCCTGCTTTTTTGAGCCGTCTACCCGTACACGGCTGTCGTTTGAAACCGCCGTACAGCGGCTGGGTGGTAAGGTTATCGGCTTTGCCGACGGCGCCAACACCAGCGCCAAAAAAGGCGAAACCCTGGCCGACACTGCCCGCATCATCAGCAGCTACACCGATGCCATTGTGATGCGCCACCCCAAAGATGGCGCCGCGCGCGTGTTGAGCGAATTTTCCGCCGTGCCGGTGATTAACGCGGGCGACGGCACCAACCAACACCCATCGCAAACCCTGCTCGATTTACTCACCATTTTCGAAACCCAAGGCCGCTTGGATAAGCTGAAAGTGGCGCTGGTGGGCGACTTAAAATACGGCCGCACCGTGCATTCACTGGCACAAGCCTTAAGCCGCTGGGGTTGCGAATTTGCCTTTGTGTCGCCGCCAAGCTTAGCCATGCCCGACTACATCGGCGAGCAGCTCGACGATGGCGGCATCCGCCACCAAAAATGCGACACTTTAGAAGAAGCGCTGGCCTGGGCCGACATCGTTTACATGACCCGCGTGCAACGCGAGCGCTTCGACGAGCAAGAGTTTGCCAAAATTCAAGGCCGTTTCAATTTGCACGCCGATATGTTGGCAGGCGCACGCAGCAATATGCGCATCCTGCACCCGCTGCCACGGGTAGACGAAATCCACCCCGATGTCGACGCCACCGCCCATGCCCATTATTTCGAGCAGGCCACCAATGGCGTGTTTGCGCGGCAGGCGATTTTATCGCTGATTTTGAACGAGGAAGTCTAA
- a CDS encoding pseudaminic acid biosynthesis-associated methylase, which produces MIEFGANRGMNLQALQLLMPSTKQNAIEINDTAVAELQKIIPLEHIFHQSILAWSSPQQWDLTLIKGVLIHINPDELANVYQKLVGSCKKYLLLVEYYNPSPMMVSYRGHSERLYKRDFAGEIMASYPQMKLINYGFMYKGDKNFPQDDLTYFLLEKNPSTQ; this is translated from the coding sequence ATGATTGAATTCGGTGCTAATCGGGGCATGAATCTCCAGGCGCTGCAGCTATTAATGCCCTCAACCAAACAAAATGCCATTGAAATTAATGATACAGCTGTTGCCGAGCTGCAAAAAATCATCCCTCTTGAGCACATTTTTCATCAGTCTATTTTGGCATGGTCATCACCACAACAATGGGATTTAACCCTGATTAAAGGCGTTCTGATTCATATTAATCCAGACGAGCTGGCAAATGTATATCAAAAGCTGGTTGGCAGTTGCAAAAAATACTTATTATTAGTGGAGTATTACAACCCTAGCCCAATGATGGTGAGCTACCGGGGGCATAGCGAACGTTTGTACAAACGTGATTTTGCCGGGGAAATTATGGCCAGCTACCCGCAAATGAAACTGATTAATTACGGTTTTATGTACAAAGGGGATAAAAATTTCCCCCAAGATGATTTAACCTATTTTTTGCTTGAAAAAAACCCATCCACGCAATAA
- a CDS encoding class I SAM-dependent methyltransferase gives MYHTEQEHFWAGEFGNLYVERNQGEQMLASNLTLFSQALRHIEPIAI, from the coding sequence ATGTATCATACGGAGCAAGAGCATTTTTGGGCGGGTGAGTTTGGCAATTTATACGTTGAGCGTAATCAGGGTGAGCAAATGCTGGCATCGAATTTAACCCTGTTTAGCCAAGCGTTACGCCATATTGAACCCATTGCGATATGA
- a CDS encoding GNAT family N-acetyltransferase gives MNLLLRPASAADAAALAHIYSAAVHHISPALFSAAQKAAWLQGGADTAAFWAQRIPRTRPMVAERHGEVAGFIEYLPAEAYIDCLYVHPTHQGQGVGSALLSHVLSLAQTQASNPLCADAAITALPLFLRHGFTLLHENRIRRHGEILVNYRVQKAWRPAKPS, from the coding sequence ATGAACCTATTATTGCGCCCGGCAAGCGCCGCCGATGCCGCTGCACTGGCGCACATCTACAGCGCCGCCGTACACCACATCAGCCCCGCCTTGTTTAGCGCCGCACAAAAAGCAGCTTGGCTGCAAGGTGGTGCCGACACGGCGGCGTTTTGGGCACAGCGCATTCCCCGCACCCGGCCAATGGTGGCCGAGCGGCACGGCGAAGTGGCCGGGTTTATCGAATACCTGCCCGCAGAAGCCTATATCGACTGCCTTTATGTGCATCCGACACACCAAGGCCAAGGCGTGGGCAGCGCTTTATTAAGCCATGTATTAAGTTTGGCACAAACACAAGCGTCAAACCCGCTTTGCGCCGATGCCGCCATCACCGCCCTGCCACTGTTTTTGCGCCACGGCTTTACCCTGCTGCATGAAAACCGCATTCGGCGGCACGGCGAAATACTGGTGAATTACCGGGTGCAAAAAGCATGGCGGCCGGCAAAGCCAAGCTGA
- a CDS encoding DUF488 domain-containing protein, with protein MYTLIRVYDYQVGAIPAVLADRLWPRGISKARLAQVLWAKDVTPSTALRQWLHTNPAAHYTEFCQRYRAELAQAPHQAALNQLRRLHAQHCGLILLSAAKDLQHSHLPVLAAVLANTTPT; from the coding sequence ATGTATACCCTCATCCGCGTTTACGATTACCAAGTCGGCGCCATCCCCGCCGTATTGGCCGACCGCCTGTGGCCACGCGGCATCAGCAAGGCACGGCTGGCACAAGTGCTGTGGGCTAAAGACGTTACCCCTTCCACCGCTTTGCGCCAATGGCTGCATACCAATCCGGCAGCACACTACACCGAATTTTGCCAACGCTACCGCGCCGAACTGGCACAAGCCCCGCATCAGGCAGCCTTAAATCAACTGCGCCGGCTGCACGCGCAGCATTGCGGCCTGATTTTGCTCAGCGCCGCCAAAGACCTGCAACACAGCCATTTGCCGGTATTGGCTGCCGTGCTGGCCAATACCACGCCCACATGA
- a CDS encoding acyl-CoA-binding protein: MSDLKQQFAQAQTDVTSLAERPDNATLLKLYAFYKQATDGDVGGDKPGMFDLVAKKKYEAWEKIKGLSADDAMKGYIAEVERLLNED; this comes from the coding sequence ATGAGCGATTTAAAACAACAATTTGCCCAAGCACAAACCGACGTTACCAGTCTGGCCGAGCGCCCGGACAACGCCACCTTGCTGAAACTGTATGCCTTTTACAAACAAGCCACCGATGGCGATGTGGGCGGTGACAAACCCGGCATGTTCGACCTGGTGGCCAAGAAAAAATACGAAGCTTGGGAAAAAATCAAAGGCTTAAGCGCCGACGATGCCATGAAAGGCTATATCGCCGAAGTAGAGCGCTTGCTGAACGAAGACTAA
- a CDS encoding DsbC family protein yields the protein MTKNLIWKTLAPLMLLPLMACGQTPASNSSATTKAVPVEGDVAKSLTQKLEKAYEKQQLKVISVQGTPIKGIYEVLVSGNQIVYVDSDANYMLVGDLLNINSRENITEARMADLNRIDFAALPLDKAIKEVRGNGKRQVAVFSDPDCPYCKRLEVEFAQMTDITIYNFMMPIPSLHPRAQNKAEQIWCQPDRTTAWTAWMREGKNPPPVAACANPVAETMALGQQHGFNGTPTMVMPNGKVISGYLRQPELTQALDENQTAGK from the coding sequence ATGACAAAAAACCTGATTTGGAAAACCTTGGCGCCGTTGATGCTGCTGCCGCTGATGGCTTGCGGCCAAACCCCCGCCAGCAACAGCAGCGCCACCACCAAAGCCGTTCCGGTAGAAGGCGATGTGGCCAAAAGCCTGACCCAAAAGCTGGAAAAAGCCTATGAGAAGCAACAGCTCAAAGTAATCAGTGTGCAAGGCACGCCGATTAAAGGCATTTATGAAGTGTTGGTGAGTGGTAACCAAATCGTGTATGTCGACAGCGACGCCAACTATATGCTGGTGGGCGATTTGCTCAACATCAACAGCCGCGAAAACATCACCGAAGCGCGCATGGCCGATCTTAACCGCATCGACTTTGCCGCCCTGCCGCTAGACAAGGCGATTAAAGAAGTGCGCGGCAACGGCAAACGCCAAGTGGCGGTGTTTTCCGACCCCGACTGCCCGTATTGCAAGCGCTTGGAAGTGGAGTTCGCCCAGATGACCGACATCACCATCTACAACTTTATGATGCCGATTCCCAGCCTGCACCCGCGCGCGCAAAACAAAGCCGAACAAATCTGGTGCCAGCCCGACCGCACCACCGCTTGGACCGCCTGGATGCGCGAAGGCAAAAACCCGCCGCCGGTAGCGGCTTGCGCCAACCCCGTGGCCGAAACCATGGCGCTGGGACAACAACACGGCTTTAACGGCACCCCCACCATGGTAATGCCCAACGGCAAAGTGATTTCCGGCTATTTGCGCCAGCCTGAGCTCACACAAGCACTGGATGAAAACCAAACCGCGGGCAAATAA
- a CDS encoding alpha/beta hydrolase — protein MTYSPQHIPHSAYHDINGLRLHLCHWAAADKPKLLLLHGWMDCAVSFQFVADALGGDWDIYAPDWRGCGLSAHQIGGYYDRALMLADLAAWVDIISPHAPIYMVGHSMGGMLAAHYAGAFPERVRGLALLEGFGIEDGDIHDAAARSRRFIEALQQPQQWHNLGTEAAVAAKLCQRNPLLDEAQAQFVAAALTRQTASGCLIYKADIKHKIPQPMPYRLSVAYALWQHIRAPLLWVEGGLLPHNRYLQHIAATLDERHAALGRPPKTTIAQSGHMLHWEAPQAVAAALAVFGESVGNTHSKK, from the coding sequence TTGACTTATTCGCCTCAGCACATCCCTCATTCGGCATACCACGATATCAACGGCTTGCGCCTGCATTTGTGCCATTGGGCGGCAGCGGATAAGCCCAAGTTGCTGCTGTTGCACGGCTGGATGGATTGCGCCGTCAGCTTCCAGTTTGTGGCCGATGCCTTGGGTGGCGATTGGGATATTTATGCGCCCGACTGGCGCGGCTGCGGGCTGTCGGCACACCAGATCGGCGGCTATTACGATCGTGCCTTGATGCTGGCGGATTTGGCGGCATGGGTGGACATCATCAGCCCGCACGCGCCGATTTATATGGTGGGGCACAGCATGGGCGGCATGTTGGCGGCGCACTATGCCGGCGCTTTCCCGGAGCGGGTGCGCGGCTTGGCTTTGCTGGAAGGCTTTGGTATTGAAGATGGCGATATCCACGATGCCGCCGCGCGCAGCCGCCGTTTTATAGAGGCGCTGCAACAGCCGCAGCAATGGCATAATCTGGGCACCGAGGCGGCAGTGGCGGCCAAATTGTGCCAGCGCAACCCGCTGCTGGATGAAGCCCAAGCGCAGTTTGTGGCTGCCGCCCTTACCCGCCAAACCGCTTCAGGCTGCCTGATTTATAAGGCCGACATCAAGCACAAAATCCCCCAGCCCATGCCCTACCGCTTAAGCGTGGCCTACGCTTTGTGGCAACACATCCGCGCTCCGTTGCTGTGGGTGGAGGGCGGGCTGTTGCCGCACAACCGCTATTTGCAACACATCGCCGCCACCCTGGATGAGCGCCATGCCGCCTTGGGGCGGCCGCCCAAAACCACCATTGCCCAAAGCGGCCATATGTTGCATTGGGAAGCACCACAGGCCGTGGCGGCGGCATTGGCCGTGTTTGGGGAATCAGTGGGCAATACCCATTCTAAAAAATAA
- a CDS encoding 3'-5' exonuclease, producing MTPILAFDIETIPDVAGIRTLHRLPDDVADADVVAFAQQKRRAQSGGSDFMQLHLQQVVAISCCMRWGADKIHIGTIGEAKDTEETLIAKFFELIESHTPQLVSWNGGGFDLPVLHYRGLIHGISAARYWDMGEGDFGDSRDFKWNNYISRYHARHCDLMDLLALYQPRANVPLDDMAKLCGFPGKLGMDGSQVWAAYQRGELDAIRDYCETDAANTYLMYLRFDMMRGFLDGDEYEQEIRRLKQYLQQQPHTHWQEFMAAWGR from the coding sequence ATGACCCCGATACTGGCTTTTGACATCGAAACCATCCCCGACGTGGCCGGCATCCGCACACTGCACCGGCTGCCCGACGACGTAGCCGATGCCGACGTGGTGGCGTTTGCCCAACAAAAACGCCGCGCCCAAAGCGGCGGCAGCGACTTTATGCAGCTGCATCTGCAACAAGTGGTGGCCATCTCCTGCTGTATGCGCTGGGGTGCCGACAAAATCCATATCGGTACCATCGGCGAAGCCAAAGACACCGAAGAAACCTTAATTGCCAAATTTTTCGAGCTGATTGAAAGCCACACCCCACAGCTGGTGAGCTGGAACGGCGGCGGCTTTGATTTGCCGGTGCTGCACTACCGCGGCCTGATTCACGGCATCAGCGCCGCGCGCTATTGGGACATGGGCGAGGGCGATTTCGGCGACAGCCGCGACTTCAAATGGAACAACTACATCAGCCGCTACCACGCCCGCCATTGCGATTTGATGGACTTGCTGGCGCTCTATCAACCGCGTGCCAACGTGCCTTTAGACGACATGGCCAAACTGTGCGGCTTTCCCGGCAAGCTGGGCATGGACGGCAGCCAAGTATGGGCGGCCTACCAACGCGGTGAGCTGGATGCCATCCGCGATTATTGCGAAACCGATGCCGCCAACACCTATTTAATGTATCTGCGCTTCGACATGATGCGCGGCTTTTTGGATGGCGACGAATACGAGCAGGAAATCCGCCGTTTGAAACAATACTTGCAGCAACAGCCGCATACCCACTGGCAGGAATTTATGGCGGCTTGGGGGCGCTGA
- a CDS encoding DUF2157 domain-containing protein, producing MNINRQQLQEGVAKGIISPEQAEDLWALWQSRQHGVPRFDFTHILYYLGGLLAIGAMTLFMNLGWERFGGWGIVALCLLYAAAGLWLLRYFAAKNLPIPAGICAVFVVALTPLAVYGLQQGLGVWPPDDYQYRDYHRWIEWHWLYMELATLLVAAVMLYRHRYPFLLLPVAFTLWYLSMDTTTWLAGGDYDWQLRKTVSVLFGVAMLALALWVDISSRRSGRDYAFWLYVFGTLTFWGGLTAMDSDNELGKFIYCLINLGLIGAGALLVRRVLVVFGAIGVAVYVGHLADKVFKDSWLFPISLTLLGLLVVAAGVWWQKNEAGLNRRLRQALPAAWQRLLPDRFE from the coding sequence ATGAACATCAATCGCCAACAACTGCAAGAAGGCGTAGCCAAAGGCATTATCAGCCCCGAGCAGGCCGAAGACTTGTGGGCGCTGTGGCAAAGCCGGCAGCATGGCGTGCCGCGTTTCGACTTTACCCATATTCTGTATTACCTCGGCGGCCTATTGGCCATCGGCGCGATGACGCTGTTTATGAATTTGGGTTGGGAGCGTTTTGGCGGCTGGGGCATTGTGGCCTTGTGCCTGCTGTATGCCGCCGCCGGGCTGTGGCTGTTACGCTATTTTGCCGCCAAAAATCTGCCCATTCCGGCCGGTATTTGCGCCGTATTTGTGGTGGCGCTCACGCCCTTGGCGGTGTATGGGCTGCAACAAGGCTTAGGGGTGTGGCCGCCGGATGACTACCAATACCGCGATTACCACCGTTGGATAGAATGGCACTGGCTGTATATGGAGCTGGCCACGCTGCTGGTGGCCGCGGTGATGCTTTACCGCCACCGCTACCCGTTTTTGCTGCTGCCGGTGGCGTTTACATTGTGGTATTTGTCGATGGACACCACCACTTGGCTGGCCGGTGGTGACTACGATTGGCAACTGCGCAAAACGGTGTCGGTATTGTTTGGTGTGGCCATGTTGGCGCTGGCCTTGTGGGTAGACATTAGCAGCCGCCGCAGCGGGCGCGATTATGCCTTTTGGCTGTATGTATTCGGCACACTTACTTTTTGGGGCGGGCTTACCGCCATGGATTCCGACAATGAGTTGGGTAAATTTATTTACTGCTTGATTAACCTCGGCCTGATTGGCGCAGGGGCTTTGCTGGTGCGGCGGGTGTTGGTGGTGTTTGGCGCCATCGGCGTGGCGGTGTATGTGGGGCATTTGGCCGACAAGGTTTTTAAAGACAGCTGGCTGTTTCCCATCAGCCTTACTTTGTTGGGTTTATTGGTGGTGGCCGCCGGGGTGTGGTGGCAAAAAAACGAAGCCGGTTTGAATCGGCGTTTGCGCCAGGCCTTGCCCGCAGCATGGCAGCGGCTGCTGCCGGATAGGTTTGAATAA
- a CDS encoding prephenate dehydrogenase: MNKLGINKLVLIGVGLIGGSLALDLKRAGRVAEVVGIDIDADNLARALERKVIDSAHTGIHAAALAAADVVLIATPVGTLPAICQSLAPLLPAHTIVSDVGSTKQLALQAFAQYLPQHYPQCVAAHPIAGSDRHGALAAQFGLFEGKKCILCPHEAQDSGSLNSVSALWQAAGADLYTLSAAEHDAIFAAVSHLPHLMAYAYVHQIGSADQRQALLHFAGSGFRDFTRIAASHPAIWADICLANRESLQDLLQQQQQQLAFLQQCLQQQDAAALRDYFQAAKAVRDEWQQGQS; encoded by the coding sequence ATGAATAAATTGGGCATCAATAAACTGGTTTTAATCGGCGTGGGGCTGATTGGCGGCTCGCTGGCGCTGGATTTGAAACGGGCTGGCCGGGTGGCCGAAGTGGTGGGCATCGATATTGATGCCGATAACTTGGCACGCGCGCTGGAGCGCAAGGTAATCGACAGCGCCCATACCGGCATCCATGCCGCAGCCTTGGCCGCAGCCGATGTGGTGCTGATTGCCACACCGGTGGGTACCTTGCCTGCCATTTGTCAAAGCCTCGCGCCGCTATTGCCCGCCCACACCATTGTGAGCGATGTGGGCAGCACCAAGCAGCTGGCCTTGCAGGCCTTTGCCCAATATCTGCCGCAGCATTACCCGCAGTGCGTGGCGGCGCACCCGATTGCCGGCTCCGACCGCCACGGTGCGCTGGCGGCGCAATTTGGCCTGTTTGAAGGCAAAAAATGTATTTTATGCCCGCACGAAGCGCAAGATTCAGGCAGCCTTAATAGCGTGTCTGCACTGTGGCAGGCCGCCGGTGCGGATTTATACACCCTGAGCGCAGCCGAACACGATGCCATCTTTGCCGCGGTAAGCCATTTGCCGCACCTGATGGCCTATGCTTATGTGCACCAAATCGGCAGCGCAGACCAGCGCCAAGCATTGCTGCATTTTGCCGGCAGCGGCTTTCGCGATTTCACCCGCATTGCCGCCAGCCACCCTGCCATCTGGGCGGATATTTGTTTGGCCAACCGCGAGAGCCTGCAAGACTTGTTGCAACAACAACAACAGCAATTGGCGTTTTTGCAACAATGCCTGCAACAACAAGATGCTGCAGCGTTGCGGGATTATTTTCAGGCAGCCAAGGCGGTGCGCGACGAATGGCAGCAAGGGCAAAGCTAA